One region of Quercus lobata isolate SW786 chromosome 2, ValleyOak3.0 Primary Assembly, whole genome shotgun sequence genomic DNA includes:
- the LOC115973946 gene encoding glutamate receptor 2.2-like, which translates to MGEMEESYILMAVSDFYAVNANYRTRLNLFTRDSKDDVAWCALDLMNNEKVHAIIGPQSSAQAKFVANLGEKAHVPILSFSATSPLLTTNHNPFFIQTTQDNSAQVKAIAALIQAYGWREVISIYEDTDYGIDLILYLIDAFQEVDVRFPYRSVISLSLKDSDILEELKKLKAMQTRIFLVHMTASLGSKLFLHVKNSGMMSEGYAWITTQGLSNWSVTIDSKIMDSMQGAYDTIWALAMAVEKANIEHSSFWKQNSGETKVDHAAIGVSEIGPRLLNKIASTRFQGLSGYFDLIKGYEVRVCLRIQVWVRMRDSAIFEKVGCKCGQTKRIIGYWNPKKGLSKEIDDICEIAYSISKNKLKAPIWPGDPINQPKKLTIGVQVRDAFNEFIKVEWCPRSDKDKPKISGFSIDVFLAMLDIIPFPLPHEFVLYVNESRQSAGTYDELILQIKLKVIF; encoded by the exons ATGGGAGAAATGGAAGAGAGCTACATATTGATGGCGGTCTCTGATTTCTATGCTGTGAATGCTAATTATCGAACTAGACTCAATCTATTTACCAGGGATTCTAAGGATGATGTTGCTTGGTGCG CTCTAGATCTAATGAACAACGAAAAAGTGCATGCCATCATAGGACCTCAAAGTTCAGCACAAGCTAAGTTTGTCGCAAATCTTGGTGAAAAGGCCCATGTTCCAATACTTTCTTTCTCAGCCACAAGTCCCCTTCTTACCACAAACCATAACCCATTTTTCATTCAAACAACCCAAGATAATTCAGCTCAAGTAAAAGCCATAGCTGCCTTAATTCAAGCTTATGGTTGGCGAGAAGTCATTTCTATTTATGAAGACACAGATTATGGCATTGACTTAATTCTATATTTGATAGATGCTTTCCAAGAGGTTGATGTCCGATTTCCTTACAGAAGTGTCATTTCTCTGTCATTAAAAGATAGTGATATTTTAGAGGagcttaaaaaattaaaggcaATGCAAACAAGAATATTCCTTGTACACATGACTGCTTCTCTTGGGTCAAAGCTTTTTCTACATGTAAAGAATTCAGGAATGATGAGCGAAGGGTATGCATGGATAACAACACAAGGGCTATCAAATTGGTCAGTTACTATTGATTCAAAGATCATGGACTCAATGCAAG GAGCATATGATACAATTTGGGCATTGGCTATGGCAGTGGAGAAGGCTAATATAGAGCATTCTAGCTTTTGGAAGCAAAATTCTGGTGAAACTAAAGTAGACCATGCAGCCATAGGAGTTTCTGAAATTGGTCCAAGGCTTCTCAACAAAATTGCAAGCACTAGATTTCAAGGCCTTAGTGGGTACTTTGATTTGATTAAGGGCTATGAAGTACGGGTGTGTCTCCGGATCCAAGTGTGGGTGCGgatgcgggactcggcaatttttgaaaaagtagggtgcaaGTGCG GACAAACGAAGAGGATTATTGGATATTGGAACCCCAAGAAAGGACTTTCAAAAGAAATTGATGACATTTGTGAAATAGCATACTCAATATCAAAGAACAAACTTAAGGCACCAATCTGGCCTGGAGACCCaataaaccaaccaaaaaagTTGACGATTGGAGTTCAAGTAAGAGATGCTTTTAATGAGTTTATAAAGGTTGAATGGTGTCCTCGTAGTGATAAAGATAAACCAAAAATATCCGGGTTTTCAATTGATGTGTTCCTTGCTATGTTGGATATAATACCCTTTCCCCTTCCACATGAGTTTGTGCTATATGTGAATGAAAGTAGGCAGAGTGCAGGAACTTATGATGAACTTATTTTACAAATCAAACTTAAGGTGATTTTTTAG
- the LOC115973947 gene encoding glutamate receptor 2.8-like produces MANLKHLFSFIILFLLSLGGNKQSMADDMIRVGVVLDLNSTVGKVAESYILMAVSDFYAVNANYRTRLSLFTRDSKDDVVGAACAALDLMKNEKVYAIIGPQSSAQAKFVAKLGEKAHVPILSFSATSPFLSTNYNPFFIQTTQDDSTQVKAIAALIQAYGWREVIPIYEDTEYGTDLILYLIDAFQEVDVRFPYRSVISPSSKDSDILEELNKLKAMQTKIFLVHMTASLGSKLFVHVKNLGMMKEGYAWITTQGLSSLLDAINSKIMDSMQGVLGIRPYIRISKDLEDFERRWTTNYTSTKTNYKTFGLNLFGLRAYDTVWALAMAVEKANIEHSSFLKQNASESKVDLAAIGVSEIGPMLFNKIASTRFQGLSGYFNLVKGQMKASTFEIFNVIERRERIIGYWNPKKGLSQEIDDISEIAYSISKDKLKPPIWPGDTTNQPKKLKIGIPIGDGFNEFIKVQWYPHDGKPKISGFSIDVFLAALDILPFPLPHEFVPYANNRQSAGTYDELLFQIKLKKFDAVVGDTTIVASRSSYVDFTLPYSESGVSMVVLMKDDEKKNMWIFLKPLSWDLWLATIATSIFIGLVTWVLERHVNSKFGGRLDQQIRTIFLFSFATLTSGHGEKVVNSLSRFVLILWTFTLLILSQSYTASLTSMLMVQKLKPKFVDVTEIKRNGYFVGYHKDSFVRELLVEQLNIDESKLKAYSTPEEYDEALSNGSDNGGVAAIVDEIPYIKLFLSKYGSRYAMVGPIYKTDGFGFAFPCGSPLVSYISRATLNVTEDKDKMTDIMRKYFSSQTTSTGESGSAEISTYSPSLGVYCFGGLFIIVGVASLFSLLLYVVKKFPHFHWTNANIVPLEGSLWLRFIELVKHFSQKCLHSWSFLRNESTPSPKGFGASLRIEDMQKHSRTSSEGEDDVAIDVDDEIL; encoded by the exons CTCTAGATCTGATGAAGAACGAAAAAGTGTATGCCATCATAGGACCTCAAAGTTCAGCACAAGCTAAGTTTGTTGCAAAACTTGGTGAAAAGGCTCATGTTCCTATCCTTTCTTTCTCAGCCACAAGTCCCTTTCTTTCCACAAATTATAACCCATTTTTCATTCAGACAACCCAAGATGATTCAACTCAAGTGAAAGCCATAGCTGCCTTAATTCAAGCTTATGGTTGGCGAGAAGTCATCCCTATCTATGAAGACACAGAATATGGCACTGACTTAATTCTATATTTGATAGATGCTTTCCAAGAGGTTGATGTTCGATTTCCTTACAGAAGTGTCATTTCTCCATCTTCAAAAGATAGTGATATTTTAGAGGAGCTTAACAAATTAAAGGCAATGCAAACAAAAATATTCCTTGTACACATGACTGCTTCTCTTGGCTCAAAGCTTTTTGTACATGTAAAGAATTTAGGAATGATGAAAGAAGGGTATGCATGGATAACGACACAAGGGCTATCAAGTTTGTTAGATGCTATTAATTCAAAGATCATGGACTCAATGCAAGGTGTTTTGGGAATTAGGCCATATATACGAATTTCGAAAGATCTTGAAGATTTTGAAAGAAGATGGACAACAAATTACACCTCAACAAAAACAAACTACAAGACTTTTGGGTTAAACCTCTTTGGATTACGAGCATATGATACAGTTTGGGCATTGGCTATGGCAGTGGAGAAGGCTAATATAGAGCATTCTAGCTTTTTGAAGCAAAATGCTAGTGAAAGTAAAGTAGACCTTGCAGCCATAGGAGTTTCTGAAATTGGTCCAATGCTTTTCAACAAAATTGCAAGCACTAGATTTCAAGGCCTTAGTGGGTACTTCAATTTGGTTAAGGGACAGATGAAAGCTTCAACCTTTGAAATCTTTAATGTGATAGAACGAAGGGAGAGGATTATTGGATATTGGAACCCCAAGAAAGGTCTTTCACAAGAAATAGATGACATTAGTGAAATAGCATACTCAATATCAAAGGACAAACTTAAGCCACCAATCTGGCCTGGAGACACAACAAACCAGCCTAAAAAGTTGAAGATTGGGATTCCAATTGGAGATGGTTTTAATGAGTTTATAAAGGTTCAATGGTATCCTCATGATGGTAAACCAAAAATATCTGGGTTTTCAATTGACGTGTTCCTTGCTGCACTGGATATATTACCCTTTCCCCTTCCACATGAGTTTGTACCATATGCGAACAATAGGCAGAGTGCAGGAACTTATGATGAACTTCTTTTCCAAATCAAACTTAAG AAGTTTGATGCTGTGGTTGGAGACACAACAATTGTGGCTAGTCGCTCCTCATATGTGGATTTTACATTACCTTATTCTGAATCAGGTGTGTCAATGGTGGTTTTGATGAAAGATGATGAAAAGAAGAATATGTGGATTTTCTTAAAGCCACTAAGCTGGGATCTTTGGTTAGCAACCATTGCAACCTCCATTTTTATAGGGTTGGTAACATGGGTTCTTGAACGCCATGTAAATTCTAAGTTTGGAGGGCGCCTTGATCAACAAATTCGCACGATTTTCTTGTTCTCCTTTGCAACACTCACCTCTGGTCATG GGGAGAAAGTGGTCAACAGTTTGTCAAGATTTGTACTGATCTTATGGACCTTTACGTTACTCATCCTATCACAGAGTTACACAGCAAGCTTAACTTCAATGTTGATGGTACAAAAATTGAAACCTAAATTTGTTGATGTGACTGAGATAAAAAGGAATGGTTACTTTGTAGGATATCATAAAGATTCCTTCGTTAGAGAGCTTCTTGTAGAACAGTTAAATATCGATGAGTCCAAGCTAAAGGCTTATAGTACTCCTGAGGAGTATGATGAAGCACTATCAAATGGAAGTGATAATGGTGGTGTAGCTGCTATTGTTGATGAGATCCCATACATTAAGCTCTTCCTCTCGAAATATGGCTCTCGGTATGCAATGGTTGGACCAATCTACAAAACTGATGGATTTGGCTTT GCCTTTCCGTGTGGATCCCCTTTAGTCTCTTACATTTCAAGAGCAACCTTGAATGTCACTGAAGACAAAGATAAGATGACAGATATTATGCGGAAATACTTTTCAAGTCAAACTACATCTACCGGTGAAAGTGGAAGTGCTGAAATCTCTACATATTCTCCTAGTCTTGGTGTGTATTGCTTCGGTGGTCTTTTCATCATAGTTGGAGTGGCTTCTTTGTTTTCCCTCTTGCTATATGTGGTGAAGAAGTTCCCTCACTTTCACTGGACAAACGCAAACATTGTCCCTCTCGAAGGATCTCTTTGGTTGAGATTTATTGAATTGGTAAAGCATTTCAGCCAGAAATGTCTCCATTCATGgtcttttttgagaaatgaatCTACACCAAGTCCTAAAGGCTTTGGAGCTTCACTTAGAATAGAGGATATGCAAAAACATTCAAGGACAAGCAGTGAAGGAGAAGACGATGTTGCTATTGATGTAGATGACGAAATTTTGTGA